Part of the Cucurbita pepo subsp. pepo cultivar mu-cu-16 unplaced genomic scaffold, ASM280686v2 Cp4.1_scaffold001010, whole genome shotgun sequence genome is shown below.
TTTCCaaccaatttaaatatttcctaATATGCTCATCTCTTGCActcttttttcaattaaatttaattaattcagaTTTACATGCCAATTCCCtaagttcaaatttatgaaaaatatttttaaatctaaataattggtaaattaatatttattttataatatatcgCGAtagaattatattaattaaaaaattgtacttttctttatattaCATAGGAAAGGGTAAAGTTATgtgattaaaaagaaaaaattgggactttttttttttagcctTAAGGAATGAGAttcccatttctttttcgAGAATGATTCACAATTTTAAAGCGAAACCCACATTTTGATTCCATTCTCTTGTTTTTGCAAGAACATAAAAGAGACGGTCGGATTCATCCTTAAACACGGGTTCACACAAATTGCACGTTTTGCTCGGagtaatttaaaagaaaaatgaaaaaaaatgtaaaagttAGTAACAAGTAAGGGTTTATTTGAGTTTGTTCCCTaacaactcaaaattaaaagacgTGTTTTAGACTTGACCAAACGTGTCAATTACCATTAAGCTAATAAAAGATCTCACAACATCTCACTCTACACCACCGTAAAAGAATTCGTAAGAGAATATTAAACGAAATAATTCAAACATCTAATCGGTTGATGAATGATGCATGTGAATAACTATTACACTAATAAAACATCCCACAACATCGCTGGTTGGATCAGAATCTCATGAATTGGTGACACATAAATGGTTTTGGGCTGGGCCTTGAGATTCCGATCCAGGTGTGGGTAGCTCCTTTGTTATTCAGAATAAATGGGCAGCAAAgggaataataaataatgatgataataataataaaaggcaGAATTTAGGGAGACCCCAAATACCCCAAATACCCCAAATCAATAATGATGCCTGCCTCTGCTAATTCTCAGGCTCAGAGAGAATATAACATAATCATTCCTCATCTGCCTACTACTCAGCCTCAACTGTTAGTATTATTACCCTCTTTTGCTATCCCTCTCATTGTCGCTTATATATTCACCTCATCATACTCTATATATTCCCCATATCTAACAAAACATGCACATCACTCTtcaagggttttttttttgccataATTAATCAATCTATTTCCCATTATTGGATGTGCGTGTTCTAAATTACTCATAAGGGTTTCAATTTAGAGCTTaggttcaaagtggacaatatcatagtaTCAATTAGAAGGAGAATTGAAATGAGGTGGTACCGTGGATGAAGACTGTTCTTGACGACTTTTTGGCCGTATTTTCTCCATTTGTAGCCGTCGTCGAGGACATCGACATCGCTTCTTGTTTGGAAACAGAAACGCGGTTCTCTGAGCTTTCTCCTGACCTTAACTTTGGTCTTATCTGCGTTGGAGTTTCTCCACCTGGCACTCAAGAATGAATTTTTGAGTAACCAATTGTTAGGTTAATGTAATGATAATGAAGTAATATGAAAGGTAGGGGAAAggggtgtgtgtgtgtgtgtgtgtgtgtaggTACCATGAATTGGTGCCGTCGCTGGTGCTACCAGTGCAGTTTTCATCGCCACCGGGCTTTGGATCTAGTGTTCCCACCTGAtcaaacaaaacccaaatcTTAATAATCAAGATCCATCCTTTTTTACATGGTTTGATTAAAAACCCCACCTGGTCGTTGCTCCAAGAGGGTCTAGTAAGGAGGTGCGCGTGAGGAGGGGTAGTGAAGGCAGAAGGCatggcggtggtggtggtagtggtggtggtggtggtgggtgGTGCAGTAGTGGGTGTGGCGGCGTTGTTATTAGGAGCCAAGAAGCTCAAAACCTGATTGTGGTCTTCAAAATGGAGAAACCCCATTTCGTGGATGGGTTGAGGGTTCGGTGCATTTGAGAGGAAGGAGACTTGAAGTTGATAATTGGGAAGCTCTGATCTTTGTGATCCTTCCATTTGTCTTTCTGAATATGATTGTAGTGAAGAAAGtgatgaagaaagagagaaggaaaagaaagaaaaagaaggaaaggaagaaagaaagaaagcaagcaagcaagcacAAGcaggaaagaaggaaagaaacaaagaaacaaagaaagaaagaaagaaagatccCCTTGGCTTGGCTTGGTTGCGTTAATCGTTTTAGGGCACTTTGTCCACACAGTTCAACTAGGTTGCTGTTGGGGTCAACGTGTAAAATGGAAAGGGAATGTTTTCAAACCCTATTTATATTCTCTCCCTTCTCTTCCACTTACCACACCTCTCCTCTTTCACTACCATATTGTCCATTTTCAGCATTAACTCTCGTAACTTTGCTTAAGTTTCATACTAGTGGAATTACAAACCTCcgcaatagtatgatattgtcccatTTGTTtaggcctcatatcaatggaatACAAACCCTAACCCTCTTTGTgtattaggaatcacgaacttacacaatagtatgatattgtctactttgaacataagttctcatggttttgtttaggtttgatATCAATGGAGATCCCTCTCTCTGTGTTGGGAATACAACCCCTCTCTCTCaatattaggaatcacgaacttacacaatagtatgatattgtccacttgaAGCATAAACTCTGTTTTcttcaaaagacctcgtatCAATGGAGACCCCTCTCTCTTGTTGTTAGGAATAcaaaccctctctctctttgttaggAATCGGGAAAAAGTACgtgatggtatgatattgttcacttcaAGCATAATCTCTTGTGggtttgcttttggtttttccaaaagaactcgtaccaatggagaagTAGATGAAGTCGGAGTTTTGTCCGAACCATCGTCCAACACTCTTTGCTCCTCCGTTTGCACAGTACAATTATATAGATGTTGAAAACAAGAGAAGCGCAGCAACTGGGCATTAAGACATATCATATGCCAGCTGCTCCATAATGCGGGTCTACGCCACTTCTTTTGTTCCTACTccaaaagccattgaaaatattcgaatcttcttttcttttacatttttttttttaaccatttatctatctatctatctatcccATTTCAAACTACAAATCCAAACTCTCCATTTTTGTCCCCACATTTCcccccctttcttttttacccATTGCTTCTTACAGAAACAGAGAAACCCACTTCCAACTACTACTCCAAACCATCATTTGTTCTTGCTCATTCActattttattcaataacttGTGTACTATTAAACGTTATTTCCTGTGTAGCCTTGCCTTCTAAAAAGATGTGTACTATTAAACGTCGCCCATACTTGTAATGTGTTCATccagtagtagtagtagtacaCCCACACATGCCCACCCATAGTACACCTTTCTTTCCCCGACTAAccccttttcttctattttcaaaaacaacatTACTTTCCCTTCATCGCTATAATCCAAATAAAGTTCACAATCCAACATAATTCAAATGTTAAACATTTAGAGTCCTAACTTATTatctaactttatttttaactttgaatTCATAATATTAGTAAATTTGGAAGCaattgttatatatttttgtcaatATTTGGAACCGAACCTACCAAATATATAACTCCTGAATATGGTACTCTTAGTATAAGTGTACCAACAACTTTGATAGCTAGTCGatacgtttcaaaaatatcttctttaATATCTTCCCTTACACATACCGAGTCAAAAATCAGAAGGGTGTATTGTATATTTTGAGAAGTTATAGTAACTTTACTTTTGGCTTCTACAAAAgatctcgtaccaatagagataatattttttatttataaattcataatctttCTCTTCATTAACCCATGTGGGATTACTCTTCTCAataatcctcccctcgaacaaagtacatttTAGAGCTCCCCCAACGGAGATAGTGTTTCTTACTCATAAATCCATGATCTGAGTACTCCTAGCGGTAATCCTCAAACATACCCATACTCATGTATATAACAACCCATGATGAAATTGGTATGATTTGAAGGGGGAATAGGAAAGAAAGGGTGTGCTTGGTTTATGGAGCGTAAGGTGGAAAAGGGAGAGAAAGAGGTAATGTGAAATGTGTGCGTAGGTTCATGATGGAAGCATTGACCCAAAGTGGGTTGCTTAGCTTGATTGTAATTCTAACATACACTTCATTCCTGATTCCATTAATACACCATaccttatgaaaatttaagtgGGAAAAAGTGAAATTGTGACATGTGAcctcaattttattttggttaaaatgaatgaatgaatgaatggatAGATATCAGCAAGGGAGAGAGAAGTAGCTGGAGAAAAGTCTTGAGAGCAATGAGTGGTGGGGGTTACATCAAAGCTTCCATCCATGTCGGGATGTCTAGGAGGCTGTAGATGAGCCCATTAAAATCATCaaccctctccctctctcccttTCTACCGCTCATCACTATCAaggtggtgtgtcagtaaggatgTTAGACTCCAGAATGAATGgtgcattgtgagatctcacatcagtggttgaggagaacgaagcattagATATGAAAACCTTTCTTTTGAGGGAATGCCTAAAGAGGACTCCAACGACTCTCAACGAACCTTTTCCTCATTTGAGAACGGCCTCCCAACAAACCCACAACTACAACCAACTAACCATAACCATCCCAATCTTCCCTTCCAGTCAGAGTTTAGTACTCACAGccaaaggaaaaggaaaggccCGAACAGGAGAGTGGAGACCAGACGACCCCAACATAAAAGATATTCCTGTACCCAATTATACCaaatatttctaaactttacCATAAGTTTCAAACTTGCTTTTACAATAAATTTCTTTACTACATTATCCAAgtacactaaaaaaaatccccATTAAATacaatcaatttcattcaatcactaataattaccatttttttttaaccttgtaataaaaaagaatgcaTAAAAGCATTTAGAGGTGGGGACTTAAAGTATAcatatagaagaaaaataaagtatttgcGGGTGGGGACGAGGAATATATTCCGATCTTCGTTTCTGTTTAGCTAATCAAAGATTTTTTCTCCACTTCCTCCCTCTTTTGGGGTATTGGGAGACTCTCCGTCTATACTATTATAATTAGGATCATTTATTGGAGTCTGTCATTcgttaattaagaaaattctcGGTGTATAAGTAAGGGACTGTGTAACGCCCCAAGCCCACTGCGAGCAGCTATTGTCTTCCTTATACTTTCACTTTCGAccttcccct
Proteins encoded:
- the LOC111786097 gene encoding probable WRKY transcription factor 12 isoform X2, with the protein product MEGSQRSELPNYQLQVSFLSNAPNPQPIHEMGFLHFEDHNQVLSFLAPNNNAATPTTAPPTTTTTTTTTTAMPSAFTTPPHAHLLTRPSWSNDQVGTLDPKPGGDENCTGSTSDGTNSWWRNSNADKTKVKVRRKLREPRFCFQTRSDVDVLDDGYKWRKYGQKVVKNSLHPRYHLISILLLIDTMILSTLNLSSKLKPL
- the LOC111786097 gene encoding probable WRKY transcription factor 12 isoform X1; the encoded protein is MEGSQRSELPNYQLQVSFLSNAPNPQPIHEMGFLHFEDHNQVLSFLAPNNNAATPTTAPPTTTTTTTTTTAMPSAFTTPPHAHLLTRPSWSNDQVGTLDPKPGGDENCTGSTSDGTNSCARWRNSNADKTKVKVRRKLREPRFCFQTRSDVDVLDDGYKWRKYGQKVVKNSLHPRYHLISILLLIDTMILSTLNLSSKLKPL